In the Puniceicoccales bacterium genome, CACTAATTTTTTCCATCTGGAAGTTCGTAGGAAATCTTTCCTTCCACTATTTCCCTAAGCGCCACATCTTCCGGACTAAGCCACTCCAACGAATCTATGAAGGATTCTGCCCCAAACTTCAACTGACGAACCCTCCGAGATACAATGTTTATTAATATCATCGGGTCACTTATTATATTCTGCGCCGCATATAAATAATCATCTCTCATTTGCTAACCCCTTACCATAGGTCACGTTTAATCTTATATTTAGCATGTCAATGCTTTTATTAACGAAATTTAACAAAAATGAATGAATTGATGAAAATATTGAGTTGATTTCGCCAGGTGTGTATTTAGCATCCACTCCATGAGTAATTTCGGACACTGTTGCGATGATGATGATGACGAATGCCGTTGCAATGGTTATAATAAAATCGTCGATTCGATGATACAAAGAAAATTTCTCGAGGAGAGAAA is a window encoding:
- a CDS encoding DNA-directed RNA polymerase subunit omega; protein product: MRDDYLYAAQNIISDPMILINIVSRRVRQLKFGAESFIDSLEWLSPEDVALREIVEGKISYELPDGKN